From one Rhodamnia argentea isolate NSW1041297 chromosome 1, ASM2092103v1, whole genome shotgun sequence genomic stretch:
- the LOC125314568 gene encoding uncharacterized protein LOC125314568 translates to MEARADDEAQNRNLGAAAFAEIQDLRAMLIRLSTEVRALSVQRNRNQVRLPPPVEMPGLVDDLPANPVVEDAVTQVLAPAPLDPISAAISARLEEETKKRFADPEQQLKDKHGLENVGDLSRYDKIDFPDKFKVPYFTKYFGKGDPRAHLVYYTNRMGRYVKNVPLLIQTFRNSLEDAALIWFLDMKPDKVTRWEDLAKAFVEQYQYNTEMAPTREVLSRTIKKRDESFRVFAHRWRALAAEVRPPLEEPEMISMFVKTLPNEFYQKLIGAGFQNFPLLVEAGERIEGGMHEGRIAEGASRRAPIRKEKEVEISFVQAPVTRSTPTSQLAPNRMASASGSYRNSGYQNTQLGKPRQFTPLPRPLSQLLPALLGKQLVTKEVARANPPKYRGFDLSKSCAFHTGERGHDVDGCYVLKHKVQDLLEGNRLSFKDFEPNVQRNPLPCHAPNVAIIEEVRSVTKKRFE, encoded by the coding sequence ATGGAAGCCCGTGCAGATGATGAAGCGCAGAATCGAAATCTAGGAGCCGCCGCCTTCGCGGAGATCCAAGATTTAAGGGCTATGTTGATCCGATTATCTACCGAAGTCAGAGCGCTTTCAGTACAACGAAATCGGAATCAAGTGCGGCTTCCGCCGCCGGTTGAGATGCCTGGTCTTGTTGATGACCTCCCAGCAAATCCGGTCGTTGAAGATGCGGTAACTCAAGTTCTTGCGCCCGCTCCTCTTGATCCCATTTCAGCAGCCATCTCGGCCCGATTAGAGGAGGAAACTAAAAAGCGATTTGCCGATCCGGAGCAACAGCTCAAGGACAAACATGGACTCGAAAATGTCGGGGATCTGTCCCGATATGACAAGATCGACTTTCCCGATAAGTTTAAAGTTCCATACTTCACGAAGTATTTCGGCAAGGGTGATCCGAGGGCACACTTAGTTTATTACACCAATCGGATGGGTCGGTACGTCAAGAATGTTCCTTTGCTGATACAGACTTTCCGGAACAGTTTGGAGGACGCGGCGCTTATTTGGTTCTTGGATATGAAGCCGGATAAAGTTACAAGATGGGAAGATTTGGCGAAGGCATTCGTAGAACAATACCAATACAACACCGAGATGGCTCCAACAAGGGAAGTGTTGTCCCGTACGATCAAGAAGAGAGACGAgtcatttagggtttttgcacATAGATGGCGCGCTTTGGCTGCTGAAGTTCGCCCACCTCTCGAGGAACCCGAGATGATCAGCATGTTTGTAAAAACTCTTCCAAATGAGTTTTATCAAAAGCTCATTGGAgcaggatttcaaaattttcccttgcTCGTCGAAGCCGGGGAgagaattgagggtggaatgcaTGAAGGAAGAATAGCGGAAGGTGCCAGCAGAAGGGCAccaatcagaaaagaaaaggaggtcGAAATATCCTTTGTTCAAGCTCCAGTTACCCGATCGACGCCAACTTCCCAACTTGCCCCCAATCGGATGGCGTCTGCATCCGGAAGTTATCGGAATAGCGGATATCAGAATACTCAGCTCGGAAAGCCAAGACAGTTTACTCCATTGCCGAGGCCATTATCACAACTTTTACCCGCTTTGTTAGGCAAACAACTTGTGACTAAAGAAGTTGCTCGAGCTAACCCCCCGAAGTATCGTGGGTTCGACCTTTCCAAATCCTGCGCTTTTCAcacgggagaaagagggcacgaCGTTGACGGTTGCTACGTCCTCAAGCATAAAGTCCAGGATCTTCTAGAAGGAAATCGTTTGTCGTTTAAGGATTTCGAGCCGAATGTGCAGAGAAACCCGCTACCGTGCCACGCCCCAAATGTGGCGATCATTGAAGAGGTGAGAAGCGTCACCAAGAAGAGATTCGAATAG
- the LOC115757229 gene encoding protein RALF-like 32, with protein sequence MEATSPIKLLPLAFLSVLFLLSAGDITPRKVDARAPGCNGSIAECSEEAEFQMDSEINRRLLEQKKYISPGALKRDQPVCKGGGSGDAYSKSGDCLPSPSNPETRGCAKYYRCRSDS encoded by the coding sequence ATGGAAGCCACTTCTCCCATCAAGCTTCTCCCATTGGCGTTCCTATCGGTCCTCTTTCTTCTCAGCGCCGGCGACATTACTCCTCGGAAGGTCGATGCTCGTGCCCCCGGGTGCAATGGCTCGATAGCTGAGTGCAGCGAAGAAGCGGAGTTCCAGATGGACTCGGAAATCAACCGGAGACTCCTCGAGCAGAAGAAGTACATATCTCCCGGCGCGCTCAAGAGAGACCAGCCCGTCTGCAAGGGGGGAGGGAGCGGCGATGCCTACTCCAAGAGTGGAGATTGTCTGCCTTCTCCGTCGAATCCCGAAACCCGAGGCTGCGCCAAGTACTACCGGTGCAGGTCTGATTCGTGA